GATATCACCACCTGGAAAAAATTGAGGAGACACGGTAAATGAATCGGTTGAAAAAACAATATTACCTTTTAATTCTCCTAAATTAACTGCATCCAGCGTTGGACCAAAGGGTTCTCCAAGGGAGGGTTTAATAAGCTCTTCTATTAGTTGATAACTTAATCGTCCACCAAATCCATGAGCTAATTTAACAACATCGTTCATCGTTATATTTCCTACATAAAATATGAATTTTTATCCAAATTACTTAAATTTCCTTAAACACATAATGGGCTCGACAGGTGCCTTCTTGACTAACCATGCAGGGACCTTTAGGTGTAATCGGCGTACAACTGATTGAAAATAATGGGCAAGAACTTGGTTTCAAATGACCAAGCATGATTTGTGGACAAGAACAACCAGGCATGACATCTTCAACATTGTCTTCCTTGATCTGAAACCGTTTTTTGGCATTAATATGATCAAAATTTGATTTTAACTCAAAACCCGTATCTGGTAAATCTCCAATTCCTCGCCAAGCCGCTATATCTTTTTTGAACACCTGATTAAGGTAATATTGAGCTTTGGGATTGCCTGTAAATCGAACCGCTCTTTTATAGCAATTATCAACCATAGTTTTTTGCTCTTTTATCTGTTTTACAATAGACCATATCCCATTTAAAATATCAGATGGTTCAAACCCAGCAATGGCTGAGGCTCTACCATATTCATGGGGCAAGAATTCATAAACTTTTCCTCCAGTAATGATAGCGGCATGTCCTGGTAATAAAAAACCATTAATACGCATGATAGGATCTTCTTTTACCAGTGCCTGCAATGCAGTTGGCACATAGCGATGGCAGGGATAAATTGAAAAATTATTCGGAAGGACTCCTAAAAGCAGAGAAGCTACTGGAGCTGCTGTAGTTTCAAATCCAACACTAAAAAAAATCACTTCCCTGTCAGGATTTTCGTGAGCCAGTTTAATCGCATCCAGCATGCTATAAACAATTCTAATATCAGCACCTTGGCTGCGTGTATCAGAAAGAGACCCTCCTGGAACTGGAATTCTCATTACATCTCCATAGGTTACCAAAAGATGTTTTGAATCCATCATAGCAAGTTTATTAGCTGCTACAATCATAGACGCTGGTGTAATACATACTGGACAACCTGGCCCCGCTATAAGATCAATTTGAGGCGGCAACAACTGGCGTAATGCATACCGACTAATCTCATGTTCATGCGTTCCGCATACGTGCATAATCGTAATCAGCTCCATATTTTTTGAAACCAAAACAATTTGTTCAGCTAAATGCTTAACCAGCTGCGGATCCTTAAATGTATCAATCACAGACCACACGGTTATCCTCCATTGATAATAGGATTAAAAAAACCCATTTCATGAAATAGCTCAAGTGTTTCTTTTGCGGCGGATTCATCCATCACTTCTATAGCCATTCCGGCATGGGTTAACACATAATCCCCAATCTTTGGATGGTCTAAAAGCATCAGGTTAATCGTTATCAAGTTTCCACCACCAACATCAACTTTTCCAATAGTTCGCGTTTCATCCATTTGAATAAGGCGTAATGGTACTGCAACACACATAAAGTTAATCCTTCATAAAATTAGCGATAAAAACTTGACCAATAGAAAGTGCATCATCCCCTGGACTAAATTTTTTAGGCAATAAGAATACAAGCCCATCCTTTTCCAGCAATCTCTTCAATTCATTTGAAAATAGCCGATTAAAAAAACAGCCTCCACTACCTACAATAGTATGAGTCTGATAAAATTCTGCCAAAGATAATGCTGCCTGTGCAACTGCTTTGGCGATGCTTAAATGGAATCCTCTGGCCAACTTAGGTGTATCCATGGATACAATTCTATCTAAATCAAAAAGCCCGATGGGATCAATCAAAAAAAATCCATTTTGCTGTGTTATAGTATAATCTAAAACTATATCTGAAGATTCGCTGGCAGCTATTTTTTCCAAATCAATGGCTGCTTGGGCATCTGCTTTGCTGGACAAGCATACCCCTAAAATAGCACTAGCCACATCAAACCATCTGCCAAGGGAGCTAGTAGAAACTTGGTTTAATTTTAATTGAAGGGCTTTTTTATACATGGATAAATTAATATCTTTTAATCCCATTCTGGATGCCCATGCAAGAATTGAAGAATCCTTTACTCCTCTTTCTATCATAGCTGATATGGCTATCCGATATCCATCTCGCACAGCTTTATCTCCGCCAAGAAGATTAAGTGGTGCAAATGCCCCTGCTCGTGTTAAGCCTTTTTGAAGATCCCCAATAAAAAACTCTCCACCCCAAATTGTGCCATCATCCCCATAACCAGTGCCATCAAAAGACAGTCCAACTATAGGTCCCTTAATTTCATACTCAGCCAAAATTGATGCAATATGAGCTCTATGATGTTGAACTACTATGACATCCAAATTATGATCTTTTGCTATATCATAAGCAATTTGGCTGCTGTAATAAAAGGGATGTTTATCACACACCAAACTGGGCTTATCAGAACACCGATGAATCATATTTTCCACCTGCAACAATAAAAGCTCTTGATGGTCAGGATCCGCCAAATCTCCGTTATCAGTCCCAAAATAGATAAATTTTTCTTTAGCCAGAACTGCTTTGGACTTTATGTCCCCTCCCAGTCCAATCAGATTCTTTTGAAACCAAAAATTTTTAAATTGATGAGCAGTTATCATGTCATGTCTCTCTTCAAAGTCCGAATTAGACCATTTATATTCATCTAACATCACCATAATGTTTTTTTAACTGATACCTCCCTTAATATTAAATCACAACAGATTTTCTTGTTCAACACTTTGTCTTTAAATAGTCACAAACCACCACCAAAGGTGGTGGCTTGAAATGCGAACCGCTCAAAGCGGATAAAAATGTTACCCACCTAAAAGTGGCATGTTTTTGTTAAAAAAGTTTTAGTTGATCAAAACGAAGATCCTCTTCCTCTTGCCTTTTTATATATTCTTTCACAATTTTTTCATCTCTACCAATCGTAGATACATAGTATCCCGAGCCAAAAAATGCTGTCCTGTAAAGTTCTTTTTGTAACCCATATAATTTTTTGCTATATGTATTGCACTTTTTCTTTGATAAATCCAACAATTTGAGCTACCGAATATTTTGGCGGAATTGCGATCATCATATGCACATGATCTACCATAAGATGTCCTTCTATAATTTCACACTCCTTTTGCTTAGCAAGCTCTCTCAGCAATTCACCTAAATATTTGCGTAATTCCTTATATAATGCTTTTTTTCTATATTTCGGAATCCAAACTATATGATACTTGCATTCCCATTTGGAATGATTTAAACTTCCTATATTTTGCATAAAAAAGCCTCCTCATAATATGCCTTAAGCAGTCCACAATAGGAGGCTTTTCATTCATCCCTGTAAAAGTCAAACTTTAGGAGTCGCCCGGCAAAGCCGGGGGTTTACTATAGAAATTATAGTACCCATAACTCCAAAACCAAACATTATAATTTCGTTTCATATTATCACCCGTTTATTACATATTTATTTTATCAAAATATCTTTTTCATACAAGTTATCGCCTATGACTAAAACATCTAATCCTGTAGTTAAAAAACCTGCTAACGCATCCTCTACACTATGAATTATAGGCTTACCCATTATATTAAAACTTGTGTTTAGCAATATTGGAATGCCTGTTATTTGATAAAATTCATGAATTAATTCGTAATAACGTTCATTCCATTCTCGCTTGATTGTTTGCAAACGACCTGTTCCATCCGCATGAACTACTCCTGGTACACGATTTTTTACTTCTTCCTTGAATTTTAAAGTCCGCTCCATATAAGGAGATTCCTGATAATTTTCGAAGTATTCATGGCCAAATTCATGCAATATGGAAGGGGCAAAAGGCCGATATTCTTCTCGAAATTTAACCCTTGAATTTAAAATATCTTTTACCTCAAGAGAACGAGGATCTGCAAGAATTGATCTATTTCCTAAAGCTCTTGGGCCAAATTCAGCTCGTCCTTGAACCCATCCGATAATTTTGCCCTGGGACAGCAATTCTGCTGTTCTTTTTATAACAGTCATGCCTTGAGGAAGACTGCTTTTTAAGTTACTAAATTTACGCATATTTTCAATTGTTTTAGAAGACATGCTCGAACCAAGATAAGGGGTTTGATACTTTGCTCTGCTTTCTTTAGGCGGATTATCTTCATAGTAAGCGAGTAAAGCAGATCCGATAGCATTGCCGTCGTCTCCTGGTGCTGAAAAAATAAACAAGTTTTTAAAAGCTGTCGTTTCTAATATTTTACCATTATAAGCGGAATTTAAACCACAGCCGCCGGATAAAATTAAATTGTCAGAAATACCAAGACGATAAACATCCGTTAAAATATTAGTCATCATTTCTGAGAAAAAAAGCTGCCCATTATAAGCAAGGTCTGCTGAATTAAGAATTGGCTCATCAGCTTTACGCCTCATTTTACGGAGTTCTACAAACATCCTAAACAAAGAGCCTTGGGGAATAATTTTGCCTTTTTTTATGTAAAGAATATTTTTTAATTTTTGATAAATTTCTTCGTTAAACTTACCATAAGGAGCAAGCCCCATAATTTTCCATTCTTCTCCTGCAATTGGATCAAATCCGCATGCGTAGCAAAGATGACTGTAAAATAAACCAATACTTGCCAATGAATTTTTAAACTCTTTAATTTGTTTTAACTTGCCATTTTGATAATGAAAAAATCCTGTTGAATAAAACTCACCTGATGCGTCAACTACAACGCATACAGCTTCTTTAAATGGGCTTGTATAGCAAGAAGTAGCGGCATGGGTTAAATGATGTTCATATCCTTTAAAAATAACTTGTTTATCAGGATATTTTTCATGGTAGCGAAGTCGTAAATTACTTCCAACATGATCAAGATTAGAAACAATTCCCGTCATTAAGTTGAGATAATATTCATATTCATCTCTGGGAACACGATATTTTATAAGGGAAAAAAGAAATTTGTATAAAAACAATGTCCTTCTCCACATTTTTTTACTCCAACTATTAGCTACAATGATATCTGCTCCTTTTTCGCAGTATTCATCAATAAGTTTTGATATACGACCAATATCGTCTGGAATACTATTCCATCCCCGTTTATTTTGTAAATACCGCTCTGAATCTTCGGAAAAACAAATGTTTCCTTTAGAGTCAACGATTGATATGGCTGGATCATGGCAGGTACACGCAAGACCAATATAATTACGAATCACAAATCTCTCCTTAAAATAATATATTTATATGATTTAGATATAGGAAATAGTTTAAAAAAGGATATAGCATAAATCAATAAGGGGTGCTATTTTTTTATAAATTTTAACCCTATAATGTCCTCAAAATTTAGATCAAAAATTTTAACGCATTATGTGATATAATGCTTGAGTTTTCGAAAAATAATTAGAGTTAAATTCAGAGACATGGTATATAATTTGTATATTGCATTCAAGATAAAAATATGTTTTGTTTAAGGAATGTTTCATGAAAATACCATGTATTGCGTTTCCCAATTGAATCAAAAGGGAAACGCAATAACTTCTTCATGGCATTATTGACTTACTATTGCTTTTGATTTTGTTTGAGACCATCCGATTTTTCTCAATGATTTATAAGCATACCATTGTTCATACCAATTTTTTGAATTTTTTATCCGTTCAATTATTAATGGAATAGCATTTTTATTCTTTGTCTTTCCCATAACATTATAAGCCATACATAAAATATTAATCTGCTTTGAATTTAAAAATTTAGCGGCATCGGCATAGGTATTCGAACTATTTTCTAACGATTTAATAAGCCAATATTTTTCTGGAATTATATCTGTATTCATAAGTTTTTGATAATCTTCTGTTTTCTTTATGTCAATGCCCTTATTTATCATAAATTTGAGGGATTCAACCCGGTCTTGCCACTGATTTGAAGAAAGAAATGTTTTATAATTTTCTAAAGTAATATCTTTTTTGTTTATAAAATAAATTGGCATTAAAAATAAAATTCCTACTATAAAACAAATTAATGCGGCTAAAATATCTTTATACTTGCTTGAAAATACAGTAAAAATAATACTGAAAATATTAAAAATAATAGTGTAAAGCAAAATAGGAAATCCTAAAATTAAAGAATAAAAAGTAATTGCTCTAAAAAAAATATATTTATCTGTTTTATCGGAAAATTCAGTTAGAATGTTTGAAGTATTTGATATGAGTTGTTCTATATTTGTTTTAATTATTTCCTTTTCTTTTCTTTTAAGTATCAATTTTTTTTCTTTTTGGAAAATAACCATATCAGCATTTATATCACTTCTAATAGGAATATAATCAAACATGAGCAATTTTGATTCTATTGATAGTTTTATAGATGTGTCTATATCTTTTAAGTATAGAGTTTTTAAAATTTTTTGTCTATCCGATTTAAAAGACTCAGCTGCATAAAGATTATATTTATAGTAAAAATCGTTTATGGACATTCCTATAGGGTTCAGCAAAAGGAAATTATCCCGAATATTGACAAATAATTCAGCTTTAAAATTGATACTCCAAAATATAGAGAGTAAGCCTATCGGAAGAAGATGAAGGGATATAATTTTTTTTATTTGAATATTACCTTTATTTTCAAGCATTAATTTGCCGCAGACCAGAAATACCGTTAAAGGCACAATAATAAAATATAAAGTTTCAACAAAGCATATCCCGTTTAGATTTATGACGATTATAAAAAGACTAAAAAAAATTAATACAAACAGTAAAAACAATCGGCTTCCAAAAAAAAGTTTTTTCCAAATCCAAACTAACCCCACAGAAATTATAGAAAGAAAAGAACCAATTGTTAAAGTAAAAAATATCCCTCCAAAAAATGCGGATTTAATGGTTTTAAGGCTCTCCATTACAAATTCATTGGGAAGGATTAAATATCCTGCATTTAATATTTCAGCAAGTTTTTCATATAATGACACATTTGAAATATAAACATGAACTGAAGCTATAATTTCAGATATTAATAATGCCAATAAAATTAGCAATACAGTGTAATATTTTTTAAGAAGCATGTACCTGATTATAATAGAGTTTTAAAATACAACATTTTTTTTATTAAAATTGACGCTGAATGTTTACCTATAGGTTTTGAAAACAAATATCCTTGAACTTTATCGCATCTGATATCCTTTAAAATTTTTAACTGTTCTTTAGTTTCAACTCCTTCGGCAATAACTGAAAGTCCAAGATTTTTAGCGAGATTTATAATTGTTTTTACTATTTCTAAACTTTCTTTTTCGTGC
This is a stretch of genomic DNA from Desulfobacterales bacterium. It encodes these proteins:
- the hypD gene encoding hydrogenase formation protein HypD; translated protein: MIDTFKDPQLVKHLAEQIVLVSKNMELITIMHVCGTHEHEISRYALRQLLPPQIDLIAGPGCPVCITPASMIVAANKLAMMDSKHLLVTYGDVMRIPVPGGSLSDTRSQGADIRIVYSMLDAIKLAHENPDREVIFFSVGFETTAAPVASLLLGVLPNNFSIYPCHRYVPTALQALVKEDPIMRINGFLLPGHAAIITGGKVYEFLPHEYGRASAIAGFEPSDILNGIWSIVKQIKEQKTMVDNCYKRAVRFTGNPKAQYYLNQVFKKDIAAWRGIGDLPDTGFELKSNFDHINAKKRFQIKEDNVEDVMPGCSCPQIMLGHLKPSSCPLFSISCTPITPKGPCMVSQEGTCRAHYVFKEI
- a CDS encoding HypC/HybG/HupF family hydrogenase formation chaperone translates to MCVAVPLRLIQMDETRTIGKVDVGGGNLITINLMLLDHPKIGDYVLTHAGMAIEVMDESAAKETLELFHEMGFFNPIINGG